One window of Mauremys mutica isolate MM-2020 ecotype Southern chromosome 6, ASM2049712v1, whole genome shotgun sequence genomic DNA carries:
- the DAB2 gene encoding disabled homolog 2 isoform X1 gives MSNEVETTNINNQPEQQAVPKAPASKKEKKKGSEKTDEFLLARFKGDGVRYKAKLIGIDDVPEARGDKMSQDSMMKLKGMAVAARSQGQHKQKIWVNISLSGIKIIDEKTGVIEHEHPVNKISFIARDVTDNRAFGYVCGGEGQHQFFAIKTAQQAEPLVVDLKDLFQVIYNIKKKEEEDKKKNEEANKTVENGSDALTDQVDKIKLGVDQMDLFGDMSTPPDLNSPTESKDILLVDLNSEIKNNQTCVKESPFLNGITSSLPRPKSQTPFLPESSLATNLSFFPIPNPDPFSDDPFTQPDQSAQPSFDSLKSPLQKKESLSFLGNGAVNGDIDYFGKEFDQISNRTGKQEIQTSQWPLKSKPMQLAARTQNGVPEREQNGFLTKSSSNLFVESPSKGLSLQNGVKLDSENNVQLMSHDSITISPPPQSTKPGRGRRTVQTAANDLFSSDLFASTATEAPGLTSPAAQPALVQTNPLDLFRTSPTVAPMAGLGGLPATAPTPWSQQSSVFNPATSVFPGSIMGAQPTGFTQPLAFSAPQAASGWSQPASFGAPSQSPGLWGQPAHVSPTAWAQPSTIGNPFQTSMFPSTTQPPAMLSSVSTPSPPQPPPRTAPQKEPSKKESDAFTALDPLGDKEKKDVKEMFKDFQLTKPPAVPARKGEQQQSLLGASGAFTNYFNSKVGILQDNADHDDLAANQLSIKISEPPKPAPRQSTLPASKPDALFENPFQTDPFSTSQPSTVSQPSLSSDLFGDPFGNPFV, from the exons GTTCAGAAAAAACAGATGAATTTCTTTTGGCCAGATTCAAAGGGGATGGTGTAAGATACAAAGCCAAGCTGATTGGCATTGATGATGTTCCAGAAGCAAGAGGAGACAAAATGAGCCAAGATTCAATGATGAAGCTGAAG GGAATGGCAGTAGCTGCCCGCTCCCAGGGACAGCACAAACAGAAGATCTGGGTGAACATCTCCCTTTCTGGTATCAAGATAATTGATGAGAAAACTGGG GTTATAGAACATGAGCATCCAGTAAACAAAATCTCCTTTATTGCTCGGGATGTGACTGACAACCGTGCATTTGGATATGTTTGCGGAGGAGAAGGACAACATCAGTTTTTTGCCATAAAAACAGCACAACAG GCTGAACCTCTAGTAGTTGATCTCAAGGACCTCTTCCAAGTAATTTATAACATCAAGAAAAAGGAGGAAGAGGATAAGAAAAAG AATGAAGAAGCCAATAAGACAGTTGAG AATGGTAGCGATGCCTTGACTGATCAAGTTGACAAAATAAAACTG GGTGTTGACCAGATGGATTTGTTTGGCGATATGTCCACTCCTCCTGACCTGAACAGTCCTACA GAGAGTAAAGATATCCTGTTAGTGGATCTAAACTCTGAAATCAAGAACAATCAGACTTGTGTAAAAGAGAGTCCCTTCTTGAATGGCATCACTTCCTCTCTTCCACGACCAAAGTCACAGACACCTTTCTTGCCTGAAAGTTCTCTCGCTACCAATCTCAGCTTCTTTCCCATTCCCAATCCTGATCCTTTCAGTGATGATCCTTTCACACAACCAGACCAATCTGCACAACCTTCATTTGattctttaaaatctccacttCAGAAGAAGGAAAGTCTGAGCTTCTTGGGTAACGGTGCTGTAAATGGTGATATTGACTACTTTGGTAAAGAGTTTGACCAGATTTCCAATAGAACTGGCAAACAGGAAATACAGACAAGCCAGTGGCCTCTTAAGAGTAAGCCAATGCAGCTAGCAGCAAGGACCCAAAATGGGGTACCAGAAAGAGAACAGAATGGTTTTCTGACCAAATCCTCATCAAACCTATTTGTGGAAAGCCCTTCCAAAGGATTATCCCTGCAAAATGGAGTAAAGCTGGACTCTGAAAACAATGTCCAGCTCATGTCACATGACTCCATAACAATTAGCCCACCTCCACAAAGTACCAAGCCGGGAAGAGGAAGGAGGACTGTTCAG ACTGCAGCAAATGATTTGTTCAGCTCAGACCTCTTTGCATCTACTGCTACAGAGGCCCCAGGCCTGACTTCTCCGGCAGCACAacctgcactggtgcaaaccaaCCCGCTGGACCTCTTCAGGACCAGTCCTACCGTAGCACCCATGGCTGGTCTAG GTGGCTTGCCAGCAACCGCTCCAACACCATGGAGTCAACAGTCCTCAGTTTTCAATCCTGCCACGTCAGTATTTCCTGGATCCATTATGGGAGCTCAACCTACAGGCTTTACTCAACCACTTGCCTTCAGTGCCCCTCAAGCAGCCTCAGGGTGGAGTCAGCCTGCATCGTTTGGAGCCCCATCTCAATCTCCTGGTCTCTGGGGTCAGCCAGCACATGTCTCTCCTACTGCTTGGGCACAACCATCGACCATTGGAAATCCTTTCCAGACCAGCATGTTTCCATCTActacacagccccctgctatgtTGTCTTCTGTCTCCACACCTAGCCCTCCTCAGCCACCACCCAGAACTGCACCTCAGAAGGAGCCATCTAAGAAGGAAAGTGATGCCTTCACTGCATTAGACCCTCTTGGGGATAAAGAGAAAAAGGATGTAAAAGAAATGTTTAAAGACTTCCAGCTGACAAAGCCACCTGCAGTACCAGCAAGGAAGGGAGAACAGCAGCAAAGTCTTCTTGGTGCTTCTGGAGCTTTCACTAATTACTTTAATAGCAAAGTGGGCATTCTTCAAGACAACGCTGATCATGATGACTTGGCAGCTAATCAATTGTCTATTAAAATCAGTG AACCACCAAAGCCTGCTCCCAGACAAAGCACTCTGCCAGCTTCCAAGCCTGATGCCCTGTTTGAAAACCCCTTTCAAACAGATCCTTTCAGCACCTCACAACCCTCT actgtgtctCAGCCATCGCTGTCTTCTGATCTCTTTGGTGATCCTTTTGGAAATCCGTTTGTATAA
- the DAB2 gene encoding disabled homolog 2 isoform X2, whose protein sequence is MSNEVETTNINNQPEQQAVPKAPASKKEKKKGSEKTDEFLLARFKGDGVRYKAKLIGIDDVPEARGDKMSQDSMMKLKGMAVAARSQGQHKQKIWVNISLSGIKIIDEKTGVIEHEHPVNKISFIARDVTDNRAFGYVCGGEGQHQFFAIKTAQQAEPLVVDLKDLFQVIYNIKKKEEEDKKKNGSDALTDQVDKIKLGVDQMDLFGDMSTPPDLNSPTESKDILLVDLNSEIKNNQTCVKESPFLNGITSSLPRPKSQTPFLPESSLATNLSFFPIPNPDPFSDDPFTQPDQSAQPSFDSLKSPLQKKESLSFLGNGAVNGDIDYFGKEFDQISNRTGKQEIQTSQWPLKSKPMQLAARTQNGVPEREQNGFLTKSSSNLFVESPSKGLSLQNGVKLDSENNVQLMSHDSITISPPPQSTKPGRGRRTVQTAANDLFSSDLFASTATEAPGLTSPAAQPALVQTNPLDLFRTSPTVAPMAGLGGLPATAPTPWSQQSSVFNPATSVFPGSIMGAQPTGFTQPLAFSAPQAASGWSQPASFGAPSQSPGLWGQPAHVSPTAWAQPSTIGNPFQTSMFPSTTQPPAMLSSVSTPSPPQPPPRTAPQKEPSKKESDAFTALDPLGDKEKKDVKEMFKDFQLTKPPAVPARKGEQQQSLLGASGAFTNYFNSKVGILQDNADHDDLAANQLSIKISEPPKPAPRQSTLPASKPDALFENPFQTDPFSTSQPSTVSQPSLSSDLFGDPFGNPFV, encoded by the exons GTTCAGAAAAAACAGATGAATTTCTTTTGGCCAGATTCAAAGGGGATGGTGTAAGATACAAAGCCAAGCTGATTGGCATTGATGATGTTCCAGAAGCAAGAGGAGACAAAATGAGCCAAGATTCAATGATGAAGCTGAAG GGAATGGCAGTAGCTGCCCGCTCCCAGGGACAGCACAAACAGAAGATCTGGGTGAACATCTCCCTTTCTGGTATCAAGATAATTGATGAGAAAACTGGG GTTATAGAACATGAGCATCCAGTAAACAAAATCTCCTTTATTGCTCGGGATGTGACTGACAACCGTGCATTTGGATATGTTTGCGGAGGAGAAGGACAACATCAGTTTTTTGCCATAAAAACAGCACAACAG GCTGAACCTCTAGTAGTTGATCTCAAGGACCTCTTCCAAGTAATTTATAACATCAAGAAAAAGGAGGAAGAGGATAAGAAAAAG AATGGTAGCGATGCCTTGACTGATCAAGTTGACAAAATAAAACTG GGTGTTGACCAGATGGATTTGTTTGGCGATATGTCCACTCCTCCTGACCTGAACAGTCCTACA GAGAGTAAAGATATCCTGTTAGTGGATCTAAACTCTGAAATCAAGAACAATCAGACTTGTGTAAAAGAGAGTCCCTTCTTGAATGGCATCACTTCCTCTCTTCCACGACCAAAGTCACAGACACCTTTCTTGCCTGAAAGTTCTCTCGCTACCAATCTCAGCTTCTTTCCCATTCCCAATCCTGATCCTTTCAGTGATGATCCTTTCACACAACCAGACCAATCTGCACAACCTTCATTTGattctttaaaatctccacttCAGAAGAAGGAAAGTCTGAGCTTCTTGGGTAACGGTGCTGTAAATGGTGATATTGACTACTTTGGTAAAGAGTTTGACCAGATTTCCAATAGAACTGGCAAACAGGAAATACAGACAAGCCAGTGGCCTCTTAAGAGTAAGCCAATGCAGCTAGCAGCAAGGACCCAAAATGGGGTACCAGAAAGAGAACAGAATGGTTTTCTGACCAAATCCTCATCAAACCTATTTGTGGAAAGCCCTTCCAAAGGATTATCCCTGCAAAATGGAGTAAAGCTGGACTCTGAAAACAATGTCCAGCTCATGTCACATGACTCCATAACAATTAGCCCACCTCCACAAAGTACCAAGCCGGGAAGAGGAAGGAGGACTGTTCAG ACTGCAGCAAATGATTTGTTCAGCTCAGACCTCTTTGCATCTACTGCTACAGAGGCCCCAGGCCTGACTTCTCCGGCAGCACAacctgcactggtgcaaaccaaCCCGCTGGACCTCTTCAGGACCAGTCCTACCGTAGCACCCATGGCTGGTCTAG GTGGCTTGCCAGCAACCGCTCCAACACCATGGAGTCAACAGTCCTCAGTTTTCAATCCTGCCACGTCAGTATTTCCTGGATCCATTATGGGAGCTCAACCTACAGGCTTTACTCAACCACTTGCCTTCAGTGCCCCTCAAGCAGCCTCAGGGTGGAGTCAGCCTGCATCGTTTGGAGCCCCATCTCAATCTCCTGGTCTCTGGGGTCAGCCAGCACATGTCTCTCCTACTGCTTGGGCACAACCATCGACCATTGGAAATCCTTTCCAGACCAGCATGTTTCCATCTActacacagccccctgctatgtTGTCTTCTGTCTCCACACCTAGCCCTCCTCAGCCACCACCCAGAACTGCACCTCAGAAGGAGCCATCTAAGAAGGAAAGTGATGCCTTCACTGCATTAGACCCTCTTGGGGATAAAGAGAAAAAGGATGTAAAAGAAATGTTTAAAGACTTCCAGCTGACAAAGCCACCTGCAGTACCAGCAAGGAAGGGAGAACAGCAGCAAAGTCTTCTTGGTGCTTCTGGAGCTTTCACTAATTACTTTAATAGCAAAGTGGGCATTCTTCAAGACAACGCTGATCATGATGACTTGGCAGCTAATCAATTGTCTATTAAAATCAGTG AACCACCAAAGCCTGCTCCCAGACAAAGCACTCTGCCAGCTTCCAAGCCTGATGCCCTGTTTGAAAACCCCTTTCAAACAGATCCTTTCAGCACCTCACAACCCTCT actgtgtctCAGCCATCGCTGTCTTCTGATCTCTTTGGTGATCCTTTTGGAAATCCGTTTGTATAA